One Amaranthus tricolor cultivar Red isolate AtriRed21 chromosome 10, ASM2621246v1, whole genome shotgun sequence genomic window carries:
- the LOC130824736 gene encoding uncharacterized protein LOC130824736 codes for MGGDELKVGVRIRKLVIKTTKLCYRSVHNHPLAVGILLFLLILYRSSPFLFSLLVSASPVLVCTAVLLGTLLSFGDPNIALPVEEEEKDEKVWGLKTSRVENPLVVEEHELLGSRFSKFDESRREIDNLIDEEPLQDNFGKIDNSSEKDHVDIAFSSMHNDHLSREVRFEKQGFEEAKREVENNEDKDKEIKNTEIEQVVYLGDQLIQTRDEVDLSDGGSFQTRVSTAEDVQAGHFEDFMSLESRKGFYEVRCDSLSTIQDVQHESLEDYISAEGSLDGQVMDQLEPSLASWKQFDELDDGLSPTRDVQDERFQNQNLVEESYEGQMRDHLDSSLRSWERFGSDHDEYDQSDSGSDGAESSSPDASMTDIIPMLHELDPLLEDEIPMVSDLSRQNSAVKSHGSSIHSDDASDQKEDEGDDGKSEAEDDNEDDSQSAKDEPEKSAIMWTEDDQKNLMDLGTSEMERNQRLESLIARRRARKMAGDKNLMDLDGMDLPFPVAPISTRKNNPFDFPHDSYDDLGLPPIPGSAPSVMLKRRNPFDLPYDSSEEKPDLTGDSFQQEFMELNQREAYNPREALFRRNETFNLGSSAFDFGRPSRFRPYFIPERTDSDGMSYSSLSRQFSELSESKASSAGETESTFVGLDPEEKKLVEHDSPLEIEPNSEIDQASLLVEHGSQSCDDLDSLSDNDKNKTDSIQSLPEVELGGAICQNEDGTNIQLTPKLLEVEDVSSCSVNGEQSQINDGLNVEVPVKYSLELSVSDVTTGQSLEALDHSATVAAPNYPMEPIYDLSPLKNFQSLSSSSSDIQRETSGIDIYHLTRYLFVAEETSVHNKDAETIYQHKEQDGDGNGSRLNDFREGSGLDSTEFSKLNQLPDNSLASIVDKDAGYLSKDLPERRFEDNLSISNDKVSLGEVDDSSSDDTISSGGLEFLEESVLIQERNEVDVSSENALPGKSLASYSTGALKEEFGAEMEVNQQSKVSSLQSHEDEKEISNTLDENLFLSHDYNIDENSADSSEQEPSIVQRELEKLNELNKVDESVNVLQVQIPQHDNTSDSFQTSVSSSQPDELVTIPILEMTIENHAQELSETIHACTPEENTNISEDFRGLIADELVIHDKTGDVEEMDETLLSELDAVGDFGAPIMVPTSEDSDTPVEVIDQVYSNNKSHTETIVSETGESSIDSLAGDVSTDFLVSEAQSVSYIDAAFKRVSEELRNSAASKSFLAESSGNEVANPIPERELMSEEDTEPDKIQPDLDSSMRSIHTGMPVWDAMIFEQSGEDVERVAEDDTSDVIKSTVQDIEQKSCASEDTEQDKKHPDLAFLKEQNLYSDTREIGSGMQVHDTMFIEQSGEDVENIAEEDDSSGVKSFNAESTRKDVEVPIPETESMLEEDTEQEKHDFEDTEPEMIQTDHDLLEGQNLVEKVVEDDTSDVIECFHAESIGKKVEVPIPEFESMSKEGTEQERCVSEHKPEELQPELDISEGSNLIRREIDAEMLVLDSMINGEDVEKSAEEDDTSDVSESFHVDSTGKEVEVHIPERESMMEEDTEPERIQPVRDLLEGHNLDLNRREIDSEMKVMGTVIIEQSGENAAEEDDTSDVVEALNTVPETGIDNVKILPLIDEEKKELDESPLVEECTLAHTPRDETESVGCIDFDSSRVDRDIKGTQESLKLDAETPLPLESEYGEEMLEVPAHAASIEHAVKSEYETERNASDSSPLVENEATQELESESEDQQRELIESSERLEQDINVPGVQKSPVPEASVEKEKVQLLESDSLKVDEESEMVEASIASSLDVEENVVGSSKSEPLIMHDESEKIQDPNTLQAGSLESEEKEIAGCLESEPELLDGKSEKIRYSPIVRASVASSPELEEEKIVAGSLESERLQEDSLVEELREWHIVDESSSLAVDSGDHIERTSPMDSYPLQKDADIEKIQYSPEYADKITTFSPGESGPVIGKLPDLSDVYERTPPVESEGRLERFYSVSVDFESFLKDGYSKEIQESLVPQTSCLSSIEFEDQLEMNLQIPDHGLGSNQLQEEVVVPHAESEIHNDPSTTVAQTSNNEVDQRNSNSTTSQVEETSHESHLEFSSSSSSSSSSGTEKD; via the exons aTGGGTGGTGATGAATTGAAAGTTGGTGTTCGAATCAGGAAGCTTGTGATCAAAACAACCAAACTTTGTTATAGATCAGTTCACAATCATCCTCTTGCTGTGGGTATTTTGCTGttcttgttgattttgtatAGATCATCtccttttttgttttctttattagTGTCTGCATCACCTGTACTTGTTTGTACTGCTGTTTTACTTGGAACCCTTTTGAGTTTTGGTGATCCAAATATTGCTCTTCCCGTagaggaagaagagaaagatgagAAAGTATGGGGGTTGAAAACGAGTCGGGTTGAGAACCCTTTAGTTGTTGAGGAACATGAACTTTTGGGTAGTAGATTTAGTAAATTTGACGAATCAAGGAGAGAAATCGacaatttgattgatgaagagCCTTTGCAAGATAATTTTGGTAAGATAGATAATTCCTCGGAGAAAGATCATgttgatattgcttttagttcaATGCATAATGATCATTTGTCAAGGGAGGTGAGATTTGAGAAACAAGGGTTTGAAGAAGCAAAGAGAGAGGTCGAGAATAACGAGGATAaggataaagagatcaaaaatACGGAAATTGAGCAAGTTGTTTACTTGGGTGATCAATTGATTCAAACGAGGGATGAAGTTGATTTGAGCGACGGAGGATCTTTTCAAACTAGGGTTTCTACTGCTGAAGATGTCCAGGCTGGGCACTTTGAGGATTTTATGTCTTTAGAATCGAGGAAGGGATTTTATGAAGTGCGATGTGATAGTTTATCTACCATCCAAGATGTTCAGCATGAGAGTTTGGAGGATTATATATCTGCGGAAGGATCACTAGATGGTCAAGTGATGGATCAATTAGAACCTTCGTTGGCGTCATGGAAACAATTTGATGAACTTGATGATGGGTTATCTCCTACTCGGGATGTTCAAGATGAGCGATTTCAGAATCAAAATTTAGTGGAAGAATCATATGAGGGTCAGATGCGGGATCACTTGGATTCATCATTGAGATCATGGGAAAGGTTCGGTTCTGATCACGATGAGTATGATCAATCTGACTCTGGGTCTGATGGTGCCGAGAGTTCCTCTCCTGATGCTTCAATGACGGACATTATCCCCATGCTTCATGAGCTTGATCCACTTTTGGAAGATGAGATTCCGATGGTTAGTGACCTTTCGCGTCAAAATTCTGCTGTGAAATCACATGGTAGCAGCATTCACTCGGATGATGCAAGTGATCAAAAGGAGGATGAAGGTGATGATGGTAAAAGTGAAGCTGAAGACGACAATGAAGATGATTCTCAAAGTGCTAAAGACGAACCTGAGAAGTCTGCGATCATGTGGACCGAAGATGATCAGAAGAATCTTATGGATTTAGGAACATCTGAAATGGAAAGGAACCAGCGCCTGGAGAGCCTTATTGCGAGGAGAAGAGCAAGGAAGATGGCTGGTGATAAGAATTTGATGGACTTGGATGGGATGGATCTTCCTTTTCCGGTTGCTCCTATTTCAACGAGAAAAAATAACCCTTTTGATTTTCCTCACGACTCTTATGATGACTTGGGTTTACCACCGATTCCTGGCTCAGCACCGTCTGTTATGTTGAAAAGACGAAATCCTTTCGATCTCCCATATGACTCGAGTGAAGAGAAGCCCGATCTGACGGGAGATAGTTTCCAACAGGAATTCATGGAGCTAAATCAGAGAGAGGCATATAACCCGAGGGAGGCTTTATTTCGAAGAAATGAAACATTTAATTTGGGGTCTTCTGCTTTTGATTTTGGAAGGCCGAGTCGCTTCAGACCTTATTTTATCCCTGAAAGGACAGATTCTGATGGGATGAGCTATTCTTCTCTTTCAAGACAGTTTAGTGAGCTTAGTGAGTCCAAGGCAAGTTCAGCTGGTGAAACAGAATCAACTTTTGTCGGACTAGACCCAGAAGAAAAGAAGTTAGTAGAACACGACTCTCCACTAGAAATTGAACCCAATTCGGAGATTGATCAAGCTTCTCTTCTTGTAGAGCATGGAAGCCAATCTTGTGATGATTTGGATTCATTGTCAGACAACGATAAGAATAAGACAGATTCTATTCAGAGTCTGCCTGAAGTTGAGTTGGGTGGAGCTATATGTCAAAATGAAGATGGCACTAACATCCAATTGACACCAAAATTACTTGAAGTTGAAGATGTCAGTAGCTGCTCGGTGAACGGGGAGCAAAGCCAAATCAACGATGGATTAAATGTTGAGGTTCCTGTGAAGTATTCTCTGGAGCTGTCGGTATCTGATGTAACGACTGGGCAATCACTAGAGGCATTAGACCACAGTGCGACTGTGGCGGCGCCCAATTATCCAATGGAACCTATCTATGATCTCAGCCCTCTCAAGAACTTCCAATCTTTATCCTCGTCTTCTTCTGATATCCAGAGAGAGACATCAGGTATTGATATCTACCATTTAACAAGGTATTTATTTGTGGCTGAAGAAACTTCTGTTCACAATAAAGATGCTGAGACTATTTATCAGCACAAAGAGCAAGATGGAGATGGGAATGGTTCACGATTGAATGATTTTAGGGAAGGTAGTGGGCTTGATAGCACTGAGTTCTCAAAGCTCAATCAACTCCCTGATAATTCACTAGCATCAATTGTGGACAAAGATGCGGGTTATCTAAGTAAAGATTTACCAGAGAGAAGGTTTGAGGATAATTTATCGATATCGAACGACAAGGTTTCTCTTGGTGAAGTTGATGATAGCAGTTCAGATGATACTATTTCATCTGGTGGACTCGAGTTTTTGGAAGAATCTGTTTTAATTCAAGAGAGAAATGAAGTTGATGTCTCATCAGAAAATGCTTTACCTGGCAAGTCTCTGGCGTCATATTCAACAGGTGCACTAAAGGAAGAGTTTGGTGCGGAGATGGAAGTAAATCAGCAGTCTAAGGTATCCAGTTTGCAGAGTCATGAAGACGAAAAAGAAATCTCGAATACACTGGATGAAAATCTTTTTCTTTCACATGATTACAACATTGATGAAAACAGTGCTGACTCTTCAGAGCAG GAACCATCCATTGTCCAAAGGGAGCTTGAAAAGTTAAATGAATTAAACAAAGTTGATGAATCTGTAAATGTTCTCCAAGTTCAAATCCCTCAACATGATAACACGTCGGATTCATTTCAAACCTCTGTATCTTCCTCCCAGCCTGATGAATTGGTTACAATACCAATACTGGAGATGACTATTGAGAATCATGCTCAAGAATTATCTGAAACCATCCATGCATGCACACCTGAGGAAAACACCAATATTTCAGAAGATTTCAGAGGATTAATAGCTGATGAGCTCGTTATACATGATAAGACCGGTGATGTCGAGGAGATGGACGAAACATTGCTTTCTGAGCTTGATGCAGTTGGTGACTTCGGTGCGCCAATCATGGTACCAACCTCGGAGGACAGTGATACTCCTGTTGAAGTTATAGATCAAGTCTATTCAAATAATAAGTCTCACACTGAAACTATTGTGTCGGAGACTGGTGAGTCAAGCATAGATTCTTTGGCCGGAGATGTCAGTACTGACTTTCTAGTCTCGGAAGCTCAGTCTGTTTCATATATTGATGCTGCTTTCAAGAGAGTGAGCGAAGAACTTCGAAACTCAGCGGCTTCTAAATCTTTTCTTGCGGAATCATCAGGAAATGAAGTAGCAAATCCTATTCCAGAAAGAGAGTTGATGTCTGAAGAAGATACAGAACCCGATAAAATACAACCTGATCTTGATTCCAGCATGAGAAGCATTCATACTGGAATGCCAGTTTGGGATGCTATGATTTTTGAACAGTCAGGTGAAGATGTTGAGCGAGTTGCTGAAGATGATACTTCTGATGTCATTAAATCCACAGTACAGGATATAGAACAAAAGAGCTGTGCCTCTGAAGATACAGAACAAGATAAAAAGCATCCTGATCTCGCGTTTTTGAAAGAACAAAATCTTTATTCTGACACGAGAGAGATTGGTTCTGGAATGCAAGTCCATGACACCATGTTCATTGAACAGTCTGGTGAAGATGTCGAAAACATTGCAGAAGAAGACGATAGTTCTGGTGTTAAATCTTTTAATGCTGAATCTACAAGAAAGGATGTAGAAGTTCCTATTCCGGAAACAGAGTCAATGTTAGAAGAAGATACAGAACAAGAGAAGCATGACTTTGAAGATACAGAACCGGAAATGATTCAAACTGACCATGATTTATTGGAAGGACAGAATCTTGTTGAGAAAGTTGTCGAAGATGATACTTCTGATGTCATTGAATGTTTTCATGCTGAATCCATAGGAAAGAAAGTAGAAGTTCCCATTCCGGAATTTGAGTCAATGTCAAAAGAAGGTACTGAACAGGAGAGGTGTGTCTCTGAACATAAACCGGAAGAATTACAACCTGAGCTTGATATATCGGAGGGAAGTAATCTTATCAGGAGAGAGATTGACGCTGAAATGCTGGTCCTGGACTCCATGATCAACGGTGAAGATGTTGAGAAATCGGCTGAAGAAGATGATACTTCTGATGTTTCTGAATCTTTTCATGTTGATTCCACAGGAAAGGAAGTAGAAGTTCATATTCCGGAAAGAGAGTCAATGATGGAAGAAGATACAGAACCGGAAAGAATACAACCTGTCCGTGATTTGTTGGAAGGACATAATCTTGACTTGAACAGGAGAGAGATTGATTCTGAAATGAAGGTCATGGGCACTGTGATCATTGAACAGTCCGGTGAGAACGCAGCTGAAGAAGATGATACTTCTGATGTCGTCGAAGCTCTAAATACTGTACCTGAAACTGGAATAGATAATGTGAAAATTTTGCCATTAATAGATGAAGAGAAGAAAGAATTGGATGAATCGCCTCTAGTTGAAGAATGCACTTTAGCTCATACACCTAGAGACGAAACTGAAAGTGTCGGTTGTATCGACTTTGATTCATCTCGTGTAGATAGAGACATTAAAGGTACACAGGAATCCTTGAAACTTGATGCAGAAACTCCACTTCCTCTTGAGTCCGAGTATGGTGAAGAGATGCTTGAAGTTCCTGCTCATGCTGCTAGTATTGAACATGCTGTTAAATCTGAATATGAAACTGAAAGAAATGCTTCTGATTCATCTCCATTGGTTGAAAATGAAGCAACACAAGAATTGGAGTCAGAGTCTGAAGATCAACAAAGAGAACTAATTGAGTCATCAGAGCGGCTTGAGCAGGATATTAATGTTCCTGGGGTACAGAAATCTCCTGTTCCTGAAGCAAGTGTTGAAAAGGAAAAAGTTCAGTTGTTGGAATCCGATTCATTGAAAGTGGATGAAGAGAGTGAAATGGTTGAAGCAAGTATTGCATCTTCGCTTGACGTTGAGGAGAACGTGGTTGGATCTTCAAAATCTGAGCCATTGATAATGCATGATGAGAGTGAAAAAATTCAAGATCCAAATACTTTACAAGCTGGATCTTTGGAATCTGAAGAAAAGGAAATAGCTGGATGTTTGGAATCTGAGCCAGAGCTATTGGATGGAAAGAGCGAAAAGATTCGATATTCTCCTATCGTCAGAGCTAGTGTTGCATCTTCTCCTGAGCTTGAAGAGGAAAAAATAGTGGCTGGATCTTTGGAATCCGAGCGTTTGCAGGAAGACTCACTTGTTGAAGAGTTAAGAGAATGGCATATTGTAGATGAAAGTAGTTCTCTTGCGGTTGACTCTGGAGATCATATAGAAAGAACCTCTCCAATGGATTCTTATCCATTGCAAAAGGATGCAGATATTGAAAAGATACAATATTCACCCGAGTATGCAGATAAAATCACGACCTTTAGTCCTGGGGAATCTGGACCGGTAATTGGAAAATTACCTGACTTGTCCGATGTTTATGAAAGAACACCTCCGGTTGAGTCAGAAGGTCGATTAGAGAGGTTTTACTCCGTGTCGGTGGATTTTGAATCTTTTCTAAAGGATGGATATTCCAAGGAGATTCAAGAATCTCTTGTTCCACAAACAAGTTGTTTGTCTTCTATTGAGTTTGAAGATCAACTAGAGATGAATTTACAGATACCAGATCATGGATTAGGTTCTAATCAGCTACAGGAAGAAGTCGTTGTGCCTCATGCAGAAAGTGAGATTCACAATGACCCATCTACTACTGTGGCTCAAACAAGCAACAACGAAGTTGATCAAAGAAATAGCAACAGTACTACTTCTCAAGTCGAGGAAACATCCCACGAGTCTCACTTGGAATTCAGCTCAAGCTCTTCTAGCTCGAGTTCAAGTGGTACAGAGAAAGATTAA